In one window of Plasmodium berghei ANKA genome assembly, chromosome: 14 DNA:
- a CDS encoding ATP synthase-associated protein, putative produces the protein MLSLVKKFSGCFVRGCSWCKSVGFRKFFSEDYFWTKANVGPFFIGIFTAPYWISGLKNIYWSIRYDQLNKQEILSDRFTWLYERMLEDEVHKTLLDKLPSYNFKNNGPENILGPNQI, from the exons atgcTTTCActtgtaaaaaaattttctgGATGCTTTGTTCGCGGATGCTCCTGGTGTAAAAG CGTTGGATTCCGTAAATTTTTTAGTGAAGATTATTTTTGGACTAAAGCAAATGTCGGCCCATTTTTCATAGGTATTTTCACGGCACCTTATTGGATTTCTGGTTTAAAA AATATATACTGGAGCATACGTTATGATCAACTCAATAAGCAGGAAATATTATCTGATAGATTTACCTGGCTATATGAAAGAATGCTTGAAGACGAAGTTCACAAAACACTTTTAGATAAATTACcatcatataattttaaaaataatggcccagaaaatatattaggccctaatcaaatataa
- a CDS encoding methyltransferase, putative: MQFSSNGKINFDYIYNNKELKSKLYLPSSDTFVFAEALEDDVEAISPNVNMVLEMGTGSGYLILFLYELLLKKNKKIDLLYCIDINRDACNCVQNAISLNGISNVEIINSNLFNNLRTCGQFDIILFNPPYVETEQDELNKTDIVASYAGGKQGREVILKFLHTVYDHLSNNGILYLLLEKSNIPHEIMTSTLISEKFYYTELKKKKTLNETIFIYKLRKKIQKEIL; encoded by the exons ATGCAATTTTCATCCAACGGTAAAATCAATTTTgattacatatataataataaagaacTCAAGAGCAAATTATACCTACCTAGTAGCGACACCTTTGTGTTTGCCGAAGCCCTAGAAGATGATGTTGAAGCAATTTCTCCTAATGTAAATATGGTCTTGGAAATGGg AACTGGAAGCGGATATCttattctatttttatatgaattattattaaagaagaacaaaaaaatcgaTCTTCTTTATTGTATTGATATTAACAGAGATGCTTGCAATTGTGTACAAAATGCAATTAGTCTAAATGGGATTTCAAACGttgaaataattaatagtaatttatttaataatttacgAACATGTGGGCAATTTGACATAATCTTATTTAATCCTCCTTATGTTGAAACAGAACAAGATGAATTGAATAAAACCGATATTGTCGCTTCATATGCTGGAGGAAAACAAGGAAGAGAAGTTATTTTAAAGTTTTTACATACTGTATATGATCATCTTAGTAATAAtggaatattatatttactatTGGAAAAAAGTAACATACCACATGAAATTATGACTAGTACTCTTATATCtgaaaaattttattatacagaattaaaaaagaagaaaactCTAAATGAAAcgatttttatatacaaacttcgtaaaaaaattcaaaaagaaatattgtAA
- a CDS encoding SNARE protein, putative has protein sequence MSIIYGLVAKDKTVLAEYTEFGGNFSNIARLLLEIIPPHSSRKSYIYNDYVFHQLMKNGITFMAMTDRELGFLIPYSFLEEVSKIFFKNFNYTSEFITLSLDEEFKSILKENMRKFNDYEANEVHNLKSQISNIQNIIIENIEKILERREKIDILVNRSEKLRHENFNFRREAMRLNFYMWMENNRFLIYVISSMAIFVLVIWSVYNV, from the exons ATGTCTATAATATATGGCTTAGTAGCAAAAG aTAAAACGGTGTTGGCAGAATACACAGAATTTGGAGGCAACTTTTCTAACATCGCCAGATTACTTTTGGAAATAATACCGCCGCATTCTTCGAGAAAatcatacatatataatga ttATGTTTTTCACCAACTAATGAAAAATGGAATTACATTCATGGCTATGACCGACAGAGAATTAGGGTTTCTAATTCCTTATAGCTTTTTAGAAGAAGTATCAAAAAT tttttttaagaattttaattatacatCAGAATTTATCACTTTATCATTGGATGAAGAATTTAAATccattttaaaagaaaacatG AGAAAATTCAATGATTACGAGGCTAATGAAGTACATAACTTGAAAAGCCAAATTAGTAACATCCAAAATATcattatagaaaatattgaaaaaatattagaaaGAAGAGAAAAGATCGATATACTAGTTAACAGAAGTGAAAAATTACGCCACGAAAACTTTAATTTTAGGAGAGAAGCTATGcgattaaatttttatatgtggATGGAAAATAACAGATTTCTTATTTACGTTATTTCATCAATGGCTATTTTTGTTCTAGTCATATGGTCTGTTTATAACGTATAA
- a CDS encoding LisH domain-containing protein, putative, with amino-acid sequence MKIHLSSDEVNLLVYRYLVENGFVHTAYAFLNEGNISKNTYYVSHCDKLPSNALVSFLQKALIYIYIEYHTDHKDGKRISCEEPFSFFRRHECWNDENNSSDDDNKTELQLDDKISSNNLNSFATSNNSNNRNIDNDDSNNSSSNYNNNSTKNNNNNNNNNDNNNNKPKENTNPQKPKSSRPHIYSSSFSNFASLNYNDSNLSFKDIKRNYVSIFAQAKTTKKKSSNKKTNNNDDSKEKNGKEESNSTSGNQKKKAKAIKSSGKSNKVTESDNNNNKSEDGEANFSFDKKKKKT; translated from the coding sequence atgaaaatacatTTATCATCAGATGAAGTTAATCTACTTGTTTATCGCTATTTAGTAGAGAATGGTTTTGTTCATACCGCATATGCATTTTTGAATGAAGGAAATATATCAAAGAATACATATTATGTAAGCCATTGTGATAAGTTGCCCAGTAATGCATTGGTATCATTTTTACAAAAGgcattgatatatatttatatagaaTATCATACTGACCATAAAGATGGAAAAAGAATTAGTTGTGAGGAACCATTCTCCTTTTTTCGAAGGCATGAATGCTggaatgatgaaaataattcatcagatgatgataataaaacagAACTTCAATTAGATGATAAAATTTCaagtaataatttaaacaGTTTTGCAACtagtaataatagtaacaatcgaaatattgataatgatgatagtaataatagtaGTAGTAActacaataataatagcaccaaaaataataataacaacaataataataacgataataataataataagcCGAAGGAAAATACAAATCCCCAAAAACCTAAATCAAGCAGACCACATATTTATAGTAGCAGCTTTTCCAATTTCGCTAGCTTAAACTATAATGATAGTAATTTATCCTTTAAGGATATCAAACGGAATTATGTAAGCATTTTTGCTCAAGCTAAAActactaaaaaaaagtcgtcaaataaaaaaacaaataataacgatgattcaaaagaaaaaaatgggaAAGAAGAATCGAATAGCACTTCGGGTAATCAAAAGAAGAAAGCTAAGGCTATAAAATCATCCGGCAAATCAAATAAAGTGACAGAAAgcgataataataataataaaagtgaAGATGGCGAGGCCAACTTTtcatttgataaaaaaaagaaaaaaacataa
- a CDS encoding sodium/hydrogen exchanger, putative, which yields MPNLKLIKYNKKNKKKSQYFFSYIKKYRNFILLKLILLFFLLKDGGNANEVNPDVVIQPREVNNSICFEPQNCYGRKNYNIIEQNLHMGGKKQNGGTKCTKNGASYYDKIINKFKVVYEELWYSDFHTKYDIGLTTYVNKKSINYDALKKNRILEEIKYPQKIKVNELKDICNTEVGNFEVGQNGLSTVSDSISEGILFYCFIFISATMIQFFLSKINKLSIPVSVIWFLYGMCTYGIAKNFNIFEDNALHKSIINARNIDASVLYFILLPILLYEATQDINYYAFKNFLYGGIALAVVGVALQVAILGALFYYTFMYKQEQSPLSSSFLLASILSSTDPVAVLSILLVVDAPTKISSMFHVESLINDGSSVLLFQFFFYLTIGYKANASQYIILFVKLLFLSPVFGIGMAILTFIWMNMFRRYYYNQCLATITMCYLCYFISEYCFNLSGPLSIVCYGLFINAYGHIALDEIAQRKHKEIVEVLALMGNSSIFIISGIITVGMMENVFRDHLQFLVYIILTYLFLLVARAIMILLFTPFLSRIGYPINWKEILLLIWGGLRGGIVLVLGLRIEAENKINDKLTTELAYYISGSVLLILTIQGLTFECLYKMLNIYPPNPFRIVYLEKVLKMIDYNFSIRKKNLKNYWLFNDTNILYFSNKIVPELYWRKMNKYGEFDLGLPDIYACLQDISACDISAWERYTDSQTAIDNLSEQFSKDNINIPNKSPNKTSPSTINQGTEINIDIKAQTSRNLKEKEMRGNDNINNDPNILRDDTNILENSSDEKTQKKNNKKENEFGEVKNTKNNYLYIEDDDNSDEYSYTNKGEINGIKSYYGNDITNKGFHNVIGYNDWINNSINDNKKGKISSSVKNKVGDFMNRRRKNYSNIYKNEMRINVIRNNYNSNDEDDNNFNMQNNSISRNNIYPNSNENSEIDSVITDKVEAHKKIKNLNVFNYDKISIKTYDRLINKMNYREFKRIRDNRDNFTVIDNIVDNKDNKEDKFDPKYNLRLIEHATDLPKTLSDNYLVKKNTYNINKQDNDSKNPENNDKQKKKNNFLIINNDNNKRGNDSKSEHTNENESNSLEEGTNSQMDYSKGNINNDDINKKKESILSDIKDLGILQNINSDSTINLRNLHKSENELIMNDDFVIKIQKDPSKGEEKVDFKEINSRKKKNLEKDQIEKCNIDEQSDNYSNTNNIILNDCDEKFDDNITNKSKVENKNNENQNDEYLTYQNLFTLDTNGKRISSFFNNNYRKDSYIMNHKKRTFGIKISTKNTNEKRISIFNSDVDNKGDKYSNKKGRCSIGSDIFNLLMCKPRKKRSDYSGAKSDLNEKNLEENEPNMENCDYINNNDDNNIDDNFMIFRYDTDQTINFEYVKDKYHKNNSAFYRFLRRPKIKIQSKQFDEIRRSRSHENYRKNKDKYGKLKDGVFHSSYRKQIIRKEREGELYIMIFNTCKELYKKLYVNGFISGECLLTLNSILDLSADFALKKVKMNPIKAWADAFNKNNNNKNKKKGKYLDHRNGFEYEFTVLLSKLKFNKKSCFFCSPKVLNIFLIYEHCMNDLQIILAYVDVHQCTLDKGGITMKLLLGKNLLKSYYRNIKLAKGLIPLLVNKYKDVVKYCLIKIGADMLMHLKKMIVNDQVANGLLLTQDNEKLNYIFDEQKVKINRYRPYLHYIFKRNLFKLFVK from the exons ATGCCCAATTTAAAGTtgattaaatataacaaaaaaaataaaaaaaaaagtcaatatttttttagttatatcaaaaaatatagaaattttatattattaaaattaattttattattttttttattaaaagatGGAGGAAATGCAAATGAAGTAAACCCCGATGTTGTAATACAACCAAGGGAGGTAAACAATAGTATTTGCTTTGAGCCACAAAATTGTTATGGAaggaaaaattataatataatcgaacaaaatttacatatgggaggaaaaaaacaaaatggaGGCACCAAATGCACAAAGAATGGTGCAAGctattatgataaaattattaataaatttaaagtAGTATATGAAGAATTATGGTATTCAGATTTTCACACAAAATATGATATTGGTTTAACAACttatgttaataaaaagtcaataaattatgatgcgttaaaaaaaaatcggATTTTAGAAGAAATCAAATAtccacaaaaaataaaagtaaatgaattaaaagatatatGTAATACTGAAGTTGGTAATTTTGAAGTAGGTCAAAATGGATTATCAACAGTATCCGATTCAATATCAGAAGGTATACTATTTTATtgctttatatttatatctgCTACAAtgatacaattttttttatcaaaaataaataagttaAGTATTCCAGTATCTGTGATATGGTTTTTGTACGGAATGTGCACATATGGAATAgctaaaaattttaatatcttTGAAGATAACGCTTTACACAAATCTATAATTAATGCAAGGAATATTGATGCGTcggttttatattttatattattacctatattattatacgAAGCTACTCAagatattaattattatgcttttaaaaattttttatatggaGGTATAGCGCTAGCTGTTGTCGGTGTAGCACTACAAGTGGCCATATTAGGTGCTTTGTTTTATTACACATTTATGTATAAACAAGAGCAATCTCCATTGTCCAGTAGTTTTTTGTTAGCTTCTATATTATCGTCTACAGATCCTGTTGCAGTTttatctattttattagtaGTTGATGCGCCTACAAAAATAAGTTCAATGTTTCATGTAGAATCGCTAATAAATGATGGTAGCTCcgtattattatttcaattttttttttatttaacaaTTGGATATAAAGCGAACGCATCtcaatatattattctttttGTAAAGTTACTATTTTTAAGTCCTGTATTTGGTATTGGTATGGCAATATTAACATTTATATGGATGAATATGTTTAGGagatattattataatcaaTGTTTGGCTACAATAACGATGTgttatttatgttattttatttctgaATATTGCTTTAATTTATCTGGACCATTATCTATAGTTTGTTATggattatttattaatgcATATGGGCATATAGCTTTAGATGAAATAGCACAAAGAAAACATAAAGAAATTGTCGAGGTGTTAGCACTTATGGGTAATTcaagtatttttattatatcagGAATAATAACTGTTGGAATGATGGAAAATGTATTTAGAGATcatttacaatttttagtatatataatattaacatatttatttttattagttGCTAGGGcaataatgatattattatttacaccATTTTTATCAAGAATTGGTTACCCAATAAATTggaaagaaatattattattaatatggGGTGGTTTAAGAGGTGGCATAGTTTTAGTTTTAGGTTTGCGTATAGAAGCTGAAAACAAGATAAATGACAAATTAACAACAGAATTAGCTTATTACATTAGTGGAAgtgtattattaatattaaccATACAAGGCTTGACATTTGAATgcttatataaaatgttaaatatttatccCCCAAATCCATTTCGAATTGTATATTTGGAAAAggttttaaaaatgattgATTATAACTTTTctattagaaaaaaaaatttgaaaaattattggctttttaatgatacaaatatattatatttttcaaataaaattgttcCTGAATTATATTGgagaaaaatgaataaatatggaGAGTTTGATTTAGGCTTACCagatatatatgcatgtttACAAGATATCAGCGCGTGTGACATTTCGGCATGGGAGCGTTACACTGATTCTCAAACGGCAATAGACAATTTGAGCGAACAATTTTCTAaggataatataaatataccaAACAAGTCTCCTAACAAAACATCGCCTAGCACAATAAATCAAGGGACAGAGattaatatagatattaAAGCGCAAACTAGTCgtaatttaaaagaaaaggaaatgcgtggaaatgataatattaataatgacCCTAATATTTTAAGAGATGATACAAACATTTTGGAAAATAGTTCAGATGAAAAaactcaaaaaaaaaataataaaaaggaaaacgAATTTGGTGAGGTAAAAAATacgaaaaataattatttatatattgaaGATGATGATAATAGTGATGAATACAGTTATACAAATAAAGGCGAAATAAATGGAATAAAAAGTTATTATGGTAATGACATTACTAATAAAGGATTTCATAACGTGATTGGATACAATGATTGGattaataatagtataaatgataataagaAAGGAAAAATAAGCTCAAGTGTGAAGAATAAAGTAGGGGATTTTATGAATAGACGAAGGAAAAATtatagtaatatatataaaaatgaaatgaGAATAAATGTGATTCGAAACAATTATAATAGTAATGACGAAGACGACAACAATTTTAACATGCAAAATAATTCTATATCgagaaataatatatatccaaATTCAAATGAAAATTCAGAAATCGATTCAGTAATTACTGATAAAGTTGAAgcacataaaaaaattaaaaacttAAACGTATTCAATTATGATAAGATTTCAATTAAAACGTATGACcgattaataaataaaatgaattatagagaatttaaaagaattCGCGATAACAGGGATAATTTTACAGTTATCGACAATATCGTTGACAATAAGGATAATAAAGAAGATAAATTTGATCCTAAATATAACCTAAGATTAATTGAGCATGCTACAGATTTGCCCAAAACTTTGAGTGATAATTACCtcgttaaaaaaaatacatacaacataaataaacaagataatgattcaaaaaatcctgaaaataatgataaacaaaaaaagaaaaacaatttccttatcattaataatgataacaATAAGAGGGGAAACGATAGTAAGAGTGAGCACACAAACGAAAACGAATCAAATAGTCTCGAAGAAGGAACAAATTCCCAAATGGATTATTCAAAGggaaatataaacaatgatgatataaataagaaGAAAGAAAGTATATTATCAGATATTAAGGACCTCGgcattttacaaaatataaatagtgATAGTACTATAAATTTAAGAAATTTACACAAAAgtgaaaatgaattaataatGAATGATGATTTTGTTATCAAAATTCAAAAAGATCCTTCGAAGGGTGAAGAAAAAGTTGattttaaagaaataaactcgagaaaaaaaaaaaatcttGAAAAAGATCAAATTGAAAAATGCAACATAGATGAGCAATCGGATAACTATAGTAATACTAATAATATCATATTAAACGATTGTGATGAGAAAtttgatgataatattacaaataaatCTAAAGTAGAAAATAAGAACAATGAAAATCAAAACGATGAATATTTAACGTATCAAAACTTATTTACCTTAGATACTAATGGTAAAAGGatatcttcattttttaataataattatcgTAAAGATAGTTATATAAtgaatcataaaaaaaggaCTTTTGGAATTAAGATTTCTACAAAAAACACGAATGAGAAAAGAATATCAATATTTAACAGTGATGTAGATAATAAAGGTGATAAatatagtaataaaaaaggtaGATGTTCAATAGGTAGTgacatatttaatttattaatgtGTAAACCACGAAAAAAACGAAGTGATTATTCTGGCGCAAAAAGtgatttaaatgaaaaaaatcttgaagaaaatgaacCAAATATGGAGAATTgtgattatataaataataatgatgataataatatcgATGATAATTTCATGATATTTAGATATGATACAGACCAAAcaataaattttgaatatgttaaagataaatatcataaaaataatagtgcATTTTATCGATTTTTAAGGAGaccaaaaataaaaattcaaagTAAACAATTTGATGAAATAAGAAGATCAAGAAGCCATGAAAATTatcgaaaaaataaagataaatatGGTAAATTAAAAGATGGTGTATTTCATTCTTCTTATAGAAAACAAATCATTAGAAAAGAAAGGGAAGgagaattatatattatgatatttAATACGTGTAAAGAATTGtacaaaaaattgtatgTAAATGGATTTATATCTGGTGAATGTTTATTAACACTAAATTCAATCTTGGATTTATCTGCTGATTTcgctttaaaaaaagtcaAGATGAATCCAATAAAAGCCTGGGCAGATgcttttaataaaaataacaataataaaaataaaaaaaaaggaaaatacCTTGATCATAGAAATGGCTTTGAATACGAATTTActgtattattatcaaaattaaaatttaataaaaaaagttgtTTTTTCTGCTCACCTAAagtattaaatatatttcttatttaTGAGCATTGTATGAATGAtttacaaattatattgGCATATGTGGATGTTCATCAATGCACATTAGATAAAGGAGGAATAACCatgaaattattattaggGAAAAATTTACTAAAAAGTTATTACAGAAACATAAAGCTTGCAAAAGGCCTTATTCCTCTTCTTGTTAATAAGTATAAAGATGTGGTTAAGTATTGCCTTATAAAAATAGGAGCGGATATGCTTATGCACTTGAAGAAAATG ATTGTTAATGATCAAGTAGCCAATGGATTATTGTTAACGCAAGATAATGagaaattaaattatatttttgatgaACAAAAAGTAAAGATAAATCGATACAGACCATATctacattatatttttaaaaggaACTTATTTAAGTTGTTTGTTAAATAA
- a CDS encoding tetratricopeptide repeat protein, putative, producing MITDSEAPTYNFNSDDEAPCEYLNEVYAISEDTFSIKIIKQIGYSYYNPTNGHKVKLIYYELGFEDAITAADAYLGKNDQIPYVCEIALKCMKPNEVCIVQAPKIFKKIFRNSEKISKYDKKETFRVSFKKGLQFKKKCVEKYSAMPTVKQLKRIKLSSNDVKLLLRKHKNYSNNNNENKNTVKIYNDFTHESTNHIANTNPESNLNENTQYLKLDDINNLKYKFLNEDDVCTFVIYLKEFCRVDTLNEDKTIIKEVIKEGEGVISPKKNDYIDFFIQENLNKEYVHMIFDLNNLRYRGLFKALQNMKRGEISKITLKGLECFHIHYSKENICTNKGSGTKKMDPYNIHKDPVNVDRSTCRNNHENNSTCDGNWDNTNNIETSENNLSINTEWNKSKESSNNWDNINDEITKSKKELIVELVYFKRSKTVNIKSIINMNRTEKLFFYLYENNRKYYNKPIIDVNCELIIHMAISKNINKDKRDKLFLPIKFYSSNNSYIKKSKAYFLFSYGSCFTSPIWFYESFKGMKEGDELIIPLSKNKNIYSEDYFIYHLLYDDIFLKDQNSIKIQKSTSPCVTKEIKNKRSNEGLVKERESIVSSPIQVWETNTSSKKKKHIESSVKNADIKKKKNTNLRNETINHEKKFLKWLISNRNLGKGFFLINGLKKRKVTRFCKSFFSLQNHFIEEFNYTEDINRLPFYLRSFKKVKRNILSRKIVNIQKKKKIKPIQIINTTNGHHCDIYNSSEQIRQNIKDEKRKTKFSFIMNSLKNVYFDKNFYEKDAILKIKIVKILCKKKDSWNMNIKEQVENLKIYNRIGNDFMKINLYYAASIYYKKGFDILRFSKIYNLIFEEKKIDILYSQQDEQIQEFTMYMEKILTNLSNCLYKLNDYNESINFADKALIINPQNVKPIYWKNMSYLQLNKHNEILQNLNNSFCLNNTSLSKLYNAAKLIKKAHDTKFNSLFYGMYGQK from the exons ATGATAACAGACTCGGAAGCACCAA CCTATAACTTTAATAGTGATGATGAAGCCCCAtgtgaatatttaaatgaagTTTACGCTATAAGTGAAGACACGTTTTCGataaaaatcataaaacAAATTGGATAT agcTATTATAATCCCACAAATGGCCATAAAgtaaaat TGATATACTATGAACTTGGATTTGAAGATGCAATAACAGCGGCTGATGCCTATTTAGGAAAAAATG aTCAAATACCCTATGTGTGTGAAATTGCATTGAAATGCATGAAACCTAACGAAGTTTGCATTGTTCAAGCTCcgaaaatattcaaaa AGATATTTCGAAATTCCGAAAAAATATctaaatatgataaaaaggAAACCTTTAGGGTATCTTTTAAAAAGGGGTtacaatttaaaaagaaatgtgttgaaaaatattccGCTATGCCAACGGTTAAACAGCTTAAAAGAATCAAACTAAGCTCAAATGATGTAAAATTACTATTAAGAAAacacaaaaattatagtaacaataataatgaaaataaaaatacagttaaaatttataatgaTTTCACCCATGAATCTACCAATCATATTGCAAATACTAATCCAGAAAGCAACCTCAATGAAAATACgcaatatttaaaattagacgatataaacaatttaaaatataagtttTTAAATGAAGACGATGTCTGTacatttgttatttatttaaaagagTTTTGCAGGGTTGATACGCTAAATGAAGATAAAACCATAATAAAGGAAGTTATAAAAGAGGGTGAAGGGGTTATTTCCCCTAAAAAAAACGATTATAtcgatttttttatacaagaaaacttaaataaagaatatgTGCATATGATCTTTGATCTGAATAATTTAAGATATAGAGGTTTATTTAAAGCTTTGcaaaatatgaaaagaGGAGAAATATCGAAAATAACCCTTAAAGGCTTAGAATGTTTTCATATACATTATTcaaaggaaaatatatgcacaaaTAAAGGATCTGGAACGAAGAAAATGGATccatataatattcataaagATCCAGTAAATGTGGATCGTTCAACTTGCAGAAATAACCATGAGAATAATAGTACTTGTGATGGAAATTGGGATAatactaataatatagaaacaagtgaaaataatttaagcATAAATACTGAATGGAATAAATCGAAAGAATCTTCAAATAATTgggataatataaatgatgaaattACAAAAAGTAAGAAAGAGCTAATTGTAGAACtagtatattttaaaaggTCAAAAACAGTAAATATAAAGtcaataataaatatgaatcGCACAGaaaagttatttttttatttatatgaaaacaATCGAAAATACTATAATAAACCTATTATCGATGTCAATTGTGAATTAATTATTCATATGGCCATTTCTAAAAACattaataaagataaaagGGATAAGTTATTTTTGccaataaaattttatagtagtaataatagctatataaaaaaatccaaagcatattttcttttttcttatgGATCTTGCTTTACTTCACCTATTTGGTTTTATGAATCTTTCAAAGGAATGAAAGAGGGAGATGAGCTAATTATAcctttatcaaaaaataaaaatatttactcGGAAgactattttatttatcatcTTTTATATGATGATATATTCCTAAAGGATCAAAACTCAATCAAAATTCAAAAATCCACTTCTCCTTGTGTAACgaaagaaattaaaaataaaagaagcAATGAAGGACTCGTAAAAGAAAGAGAATCCATTGTATCATCTCCAATTCAGGTTTGGGAGACTAATACATcatcgaaaaaaaaaaaacacataGAAAGTTCGGTAAAAAACGCcgacataaaaaaaaaaaaaaacactaACTTAAGAAATGAAACAATTAATCATGAGAAAAAATTCTTAAAATGGCTAATTTCCAACAGGAATTTAGGAAAAGGGTTTTTTCTAATTAACGGGTTAAAGAAACGAAAAGTTACTCGTTTTTGTAAatcctttttttctttgcAAAACCATTTTATTGAAGAATTTAACTATACTGAGGACATAAACAGACTCCCTTTTTATTTGCGTTCTTTTAAAAAGGTTAagagaaatatattatctagaaaaattgttaatattcaaaaaaaaaaaaaaattaagcctattcaaattataaatacaacAAACGGACATCACTGCGATATATACAATTCGTCTGAACAAATAAGGCAAAATATTAAGgatgaaaaaagaaaaacaaaattttcttttattatgaaCTCATTAAAGAATGTGTACTTTGATAAAAACTTTTATGAAAAAGACgcaattttaaaaataaagatagtTAAAATTctttgcaaaaaaaaagattcatggaatatgaatattaaaGAGCAAGtggaaaatttaaaaatatataatagaatAGGGAAtgattttatgaaaattaatttatattatgctGCTTcgatatattataaaaaagggTTTGATATACTCCgtttttctaaaatatacaatttaatatttgaagaaaaaaaaatagatattttatattcacaACAGGATGAGCAAATTCAGGAATTTACAATgtatatggaaaaaatattaactaACTTGTCTAATTGTTTATACAAACTTAATGATTATAATGAATCTATTAATTTTGCAGATAAGGCACTTATAATAAACCCACAAAATGTGAAACCCATTTATTGGAAAAATATGTCATATTTACAGCTGAATAAacataatgaaatattacagaatttaaataattcattttgCTTAAATAACACTTCTTTGTCAAAATTGTATAATGCCGCTAAACTGATCAAAAAGGCGCATGACACAAAATTTAATTCTCTCTTTTATGGGATGTATGGGCAGAAATAA